The following coding sequences are from one Cercospora beticola chromosome 4, complete sequence window:
- the MTR4 gene encoding ATP-dependent RNA helicase mtr4 translates to MDDDLFDVFEDKPQAANTKKAGKKRSLNGDVKQNGGDTNMTDASSVSPAAVGSKTDARDFAGDANGDTPQGDDTDARGQKRPRLEDEPEPVVTDEFETEQQREVAAAAGLQAQQEGSAVTIKHQVRHQVSLPPDCEYVPISQHKRPENPARVWPFALDPFQEVSIASIERNESVLVSAHTSAGKTVVAEYAIAQCLKNNQRVIYTSPIKALSNQKYREFQAEFGDCGLMTGDVTINPTATCLVMTTEILRSMLYRGSEIMREVAWVVFDEVHYMRDKTRGVVWEETIILLPDKVRYVFLSATIPNAMQFAEWITKTHNQPCHVVYTDFRPTPLQHYFFPAGADGIHLIVDEKAVFKEENFNKAMAAIAEKAGDDGSDPMAKRKGKGKDKKTNKGGRKDGPTDIYKIVKMIMMKNYNPVIVFSFSKRECENYALQMSQLAFNDESEKAMVSKVFDSAIEMLSEEDKQLPQIQHILPLLRRGIGIHHSGLLPILKETIEILFQEGLIKVLFATETFSIGLNMPAKTVVFTSVRKFDGITQRWVTPSEFIQMSGRAGRRGLDERGIVIMMIDEKMDPPVAKEIVKGEQDKLNSAFHLGYNMILNLMRVEGISPEFMLERCFFQFQNAASVSGLEKQLIELEQKRADVIIEDEPQVKEYYDLRQNLDTYSAEMKQVITHPQYLCKFLQSGRLVKVKYKNYDFGWGAVVNFVRVKPGRGQNEDDVQAGQSVIVDVLLNVAADSTSVPSSQLKDDLPPGVRPCAPGEKGKMEVVPVMNGIIDSVGHLRVFLPNDLRTTEQRNTVRKALEEVARRFPDGVAILDPIENMGINDDGFKKLLRKIEVLEHKLLSHPLHKSERLDELYDQYASKIAITNEIKEARKKMSDAMAVLQLDELKNRKRVLRRLGFTNDADVVQLKARVACEISTGDELVLSELLFNRFFNELTPEQCAATLSAFIFEEKSDEAPALKEELAKAYREIQAQARQIAKVSMECKVLVNEEEYLQSFKHQLMEVVLSWCNGASFADICKMTDVYEGSLIRLFRRLEELLRQMAQASKVMGSEELEKKFEGALGKVRRDIVAAQSLYL, encoded by the exons ATGGACGACGACTTGTTCGACGTGTTCGAGGACAAGCCTCAGGCGGCCAACACCAAAAAGGCCGGCAAGAAGAGGTCACTGAATGGTGATGTCAAGCAGAATGGCGGCGACACGAACATGACCGACGCTTCGAGTGTgtctccagcagcagtcggtTCGAAGACCGACGCGAGAGACTTCGCTGGAGACGCCAATGGCGACACGCCGCAAGGAGACGACACCGATGCCCGCGGGCAGAAGCGACCACGATTGGAGGACGAACCAGAGCCGGTCGTGACAGATGAGTTCGAGACAGAACAGCAGCGCGAggtcgcggcggcggcagggtTACAGGCACAACAAGAGGGCAGTGCCGTGACGATCAAGCATCAAGTGCGCCATCAAGTGTCCCTGCCGCCGGACTGCGAATATGTGCCCATTTCACAACACAAGCGGCCAGAGAATCCGGCGCGCGTTTGGCCCTTCGCCCTCGATCCTTTCCAGGAGGTCTCGATTGCATCCATCGAGCGAAACGAGAGTGTATTGGTCTCGGCACACACTTCAGCAGGAAAGACTGTGGTGGCAGAATATGCGATCGCGCAATGCCTGAAGAACAACCAGCGTGTCATCTACACGAGTCCCATCAAGGCGCTCAGCAACCAGAAGTACCGTGAATTCCAGGCGGAGTTCGGCGATTGTGGGTTGATGACCGGAGATGTCACCATCAACCCTACAGCGACCTGCTTGGTCATGACGACTGAGATTTTGCGATCTATGCTGTACCGCGGCAGCGAGATCATGCGCGAGGTCGCGTGGGTGGTCTTTGACGAGGTACACTACATGAGAGACAAGACACGAGGTGTTGTGTGGGAAGAGACAATCATCCTGCTTCCCGACAAGGTTCGCTACGTCTTCCTGTCCGCCACTATCCCCAACGCCATGCAGTTCGCCGAGTGGATCACCAAGACGCATAATCAACCATGCCACGTGGTGTACACCGACTTCCGACCTACGCCTCTTCAACACTACTTCTTCCCAGCTGGTGCCGACGGCATTCATCTGATTGTCGATGAGAAGGCTGTGTTCAAGGAGGAGAACTTCAACAAGGCTATGGCCGCCATCGCAGAGAAAGCCGGCGACGATGGGTCCGATCCAATGGCGAAGCGCAAAGGCAAGGGCAAAGACAAGAAGACGAATAAGGGAGGCCGCAAAGATGGTCCGACTGACATCTACAAGATCGTCAAGATGATCATGATGAAGAACTACAATCCCGTCATCGTCTTTTCCTTCTCGAAGCGCGAGTGCGAGAACTATGCTCTGCAAATGTCTCAACTGGCGTTCAACGACGAATCTGAAAAGGCGATGGTGTCGAAAGTCTTTGACTCGGCCATCGAGATGTTGTCAGAGGAAGACAAGCAGCTTCCGCAGATTCAGCACATTCTGCCACTTCTCCGTCGTGGTATTGGTATTCACCACTCAGGTCTGCTGCCCATCCTCAAGGAGACCATCGAGATTCTGTTCCAGGAAGGCCTGATCAAGGTCCTGTTTGCGACAGAAACCTTCTCCATTGGTCTCAACATGCCTGCCAAGACAGTCGTGTTCACGTCTGTGCGCAAGTTTGACGGGATTACGCAGCGATGGGTGACACCTTCGGAGTTCATTCAAATGTCTGGCCGTGCTGGTCGTCGTGGTCTTGATGAGCGTGGTATTGTGATCATGATGATCGACGAAAAGATGGACCCACCAGTCGCCAAAGAGATCGTCAAGGGCGAACAAGATAAGCTCAACTCGGCATTCCATCTTGGTTACAACATGATTCTCAATCTGATGCGTGTCGAAGGAATCAGTCCGGAATTCATGTTGGagcgctgcttcttccaaTTCCAGAATGCAGCATCTGTCTCCGGCCTTGAGAAGCAACTCATTGAGCTTGAGCAGAAGCGTGCAGATGTGATCATCGAGGACGAGCCACAGGTGAAGGAATACTACGATCTCAGGCAGAATCTGGACACTTATTCTGCTGAAATGAAGCAGGTTATTACCCATCCGCAATATCTGTGCAAGTTCTTGCAATCCGGTCGCCTGGTTAAGGTGAAATACAAGAACTACGACTTTGGCTGGGGCGCGGTCGTTAATTTCGTCCGCGTCAAGCCAGGCCGAGGTCAGAACGAAGACGACGTTCAAGCTGGGCAGTCTGTGATCGTCGACGTGCTTCTCAACGTTGCTGCAGACAGTACCTCAGTCCCTTCAAGCCAGCTCAAGGACGATTTGCCACCTGGAGTCCGGCCTTGCGCACCTggcgagaagggcaagatgGAAGTCGTACCAGTTATGAACGGCATCATCGACAGCGTGGGTCATCTTCGCGTGTTTCTGCCCAATGATCTTAGAACAACCGAACAACGAAACACCGTACGAAAGGCCCTCGAGGAAGTGGCTCGCCGCTTTCCAGATGGCGTCGCGATTCTCGACCCGATCGAGAATATGGGCATCAACGATGATGGCTTCAAAAAGCTACTGCGCAAGATCGAGGTGCTCGAGCACAAGCTGCTCTCGCATCCGCTTCACAAGAGCGAGAGACTGGACGAACTCTACGACCAGTACGCGTCCAAGATCGCTATTACGAATGAGATCAAAGAGGCGCGAAAGAAGATGTCGGATGCGATGGCTGTTCTTCAGCTCGACGAGTTGAAGAACCGCAAGCGCGTGCTTCGTCGTCTGGGCTTCACCAACGATGCCGATGTCGTTCAGCTGAAGGCCCGTGTCGCTTGCGAGATCTCCACTGGCGATGAGTTGGTGCTTTCCGAGCTGCTTTTCAATCGTTTCTTCAACGAGCTCACGCCAGAGCAATGCGCAGCCACACTTTCAGCATTCATcttcgaggagaagagtgatGAGGCCCCAGCACTCAAGGAGGAGCTGGCCAAGGCTTACAGAGAAATCCAGGCACAAGCACGCCAGATCGCCAAGGTCTCGATGGAATGCAAGGTACTAGTGAACGAAGAGGAGTACCTTCAGAGCTTCAAGCACCAGTTAATGGAGGTTGTGCTCTCCTGGTGCAACGGCGCATCTTTCGCCGATATTTG CAAAATGACCGATGTCTACGAGGGCTCCCTCATCCGACTTTTCCGCCGCCTCGAAGAACTCCTTCGCCAAATGGCCCAGGCCTCCAAGGTCATGGGCTCCGAGGAACTGGAGAAGAAATTCGAGGGCGCCTTAGGCAAGGTCAGACGCGACATCGTCGCCGCACAGAGTTTGTACTTGTAG